From the Spiroplasma sp. BIUS-1 genome, one window contains:
- a CDS encoding HD domain-containing protein: MEKFIRDNVHGEIYIEDKVFTELIDTEEFQRLRRIIQLGGGQFVFPSANHTRFSHCIGVYHVICKFLENEEIKKHVSDKDKKVLKVAGLLHDIGHGPFSHTFELVSTRHHEEYTVDIIKGDTKINKILKENNIDPEEVVSVIEGRHANNIVNSLVSSQLDADRLDYLQRDSIGAGVNYSKPDIDWIIRNARIHEGKLVFSSKTLNAIENFLLGRYHMFKQVYEHKISTAFDNTFKMWFKRLKDLYTEGYNFINSKTIELFKEVFEGKPMPLNKYTHLDDYTMFDIFKSLKEEKDEILKDLSERLLNRNFLKISSDLSEEEFVKMKNEFKGNSEYYFDSVTIKDVFIYKDKNDKKDETIYILKDNELKKLTELSEILNVDWKNNVKKIYIFPKYNVE; this comes from the coding sequence ATGGAAAAATTTATAAGAGATAATGTTCATGGAGAGATTTATATTGAAGACAAAGTATTTACAGAATTAATTGATACTGAAGAATTTCAAAGACTTAGAAGAATTATTCAATTAGGGGGAGGACAGTTTGTCTTTCCAAGCGCAAACCATACAAGATTTTCACATTGTATAGGAGTTTATCATGTTATTTGTAAGTTCCTAGAAAATGAAGAAATAAAAAAACATGTTTCTGATAAAGATAAGAAAGTCTTAAAGGTTGCTGGACTATTACATGACATAGGACACGGACCGTTCTCACACACATTTGAACTGGTTTCTACAAGACACCATGAAGAATACACTGTAGATATAATTAAAGGTGATACAAAAATAAACAAAATTCTTAAGGAAAATAATATTGATCCTGAAGAGGTTGTCTCTGTTATCGAAGGAAGACATGCAAATAATATTGTAAATTCCCTTGTATCAAGTCAACTAGATGCTGACAGACTAGATTATTTACAAAGAGATTCTATTGGTGCTGGTGTAAATTATTCAAAACCAGACATAGATTGAATAATTAGAAATGCTAGAATTCATGAAGGTAAACTGGTTTTTTCAAGCAAAACATTAAATGCTATAGAAAACTTTTTATTAGGTAGATATCACATGTTTAAGCAAGTTTATGAACATAAAATATCCACAGCTTTCGATAACACTTTTAAAATGTGATTTAAAAGGTTAAAAGATTTATATACAGAAGGTTATAATTTTATAAATTCAAAAACAATTGAACTATTTAAAGAAGTCTTTGAAGGCAAACCAATGCCTTTAAATAAATACACACATCTTGATGACTATACAATGTTTGACATATTCAAGTCTTTAAAAGAAGAAAAAGATGAAATACTTAAAGACTTATCAGAAAGATTATTAAATAGAAATTTCCTAAAAATTTCTTCTGACTTAAGTGAAGAAGAATTTGTTAAAATGAAAAATGAATTTAAGGGAAACTCAGAGTATTATTTTGACTCTGTCACAATAAAAGATGTATTCATTTATAAAGATAAAAACGATAAAAAAGATGAAACAATCTATATATTAAAGGATAATGAATTAAAAAAATTAACAGAATTGTCAGAAATTTTAAATGTTGATTGGAAGAATAATGTAAAAAAAATATATATTTTTCCAAAGTATAATGTAGAATAG
- the gltX gene encoding glutamate--tRNA ligase, whose product MNKFRLRYAPSPTGFLHIGNTRTALMNYLFAKHYNGDFILRIEDTDVERNVDGAIESQFDNMEWLGIIPDESFRTPKDGFGKYMQSEKFDVYKDYALKLVEQGKAYKCYCTAEELEKDREEQIAKGIIAPQYNRKCLNNKVEDDSKPYNVRFIVPENKIYKINDVVRGEVEFNSKEIGDFVILKSNGIATYNFAVVIDDYDMKITHVVRGEEHISNTPRQCMIYEAFGWTEPTFCHLTLIVDETKKKLSKRSGNAVFFISQYREQGYLPEAIFNYISLLGWSPNNEQEIFSKEELVKIFDEKRFSKSPSTFDMVKMKWINSQWMKKMSEEDFTKFVINFIDKTKFDISSKDAEWINSVLLLFKKELEFGAQINDHLDIFFDKELDSKTKEVLNEFGDVSELLSTLENKLSELKEFTEENIKVLIKEIGVDLNKKGRELFMPVRISTTLSEHGPELAKTISLIGKEKVLKNISSIK is encoded by the coding sequence ATGAATAAATTTAGATTAAGATATGCACCCAGCCCAACTGGTTTTCTACATATTGGAAATACAAGAACAGCTTTAATGAATTACTTATTTGCTAAACACTATAATGGAGATTTCATTTTAAGAATTGAAGATACTGATGTTGAAAGAAATGTCGATGGAGCAATAGAATCACAATTTGATAATATGGAATGATTGGGGATTATTCCTGATGAATCATTTAGAACACCAAAAGATGGTTTTGGTAAATATATGCAATCTGAAAAGTTTGATGTTTATAAAGATTATGCTCTTAAACTTGTTGAACAAGGTAAAGCTTATAAATGTTATTGTACTGCTGAAGAACTTGAAAAAGATCGTGAAGAGCAAATTGCAAAAGGTATAATTGCTCCTCAATATAATAGAAAATGTTTAAATAACAAAGTTGAAGATGATTCAAAACCTTACAACGTAAGATTTATAGTTCCTGAAAATAAAATTTATAAAATAAATGATGTTGTTCGTGGAGAAGTAGAATTCAACTCAAAAGAAATTGGAGATTTTGTTATTTTAAAATCAAATGGGATTGCAACATATAATTTTGCAGTTGTAATTGATGATTATGATATGAAAATAACTCATGTTGTTCGTGGAGAAGAACACATTTCAAATACTCCAAGACAATGCATGATTTATGAAGCTTTCGGATGAACAGAACCAACTTTCTGTCACCTTACACTTATCGTTGATGAAACAAAGAAAAAACTTTCTAAAAGAAGTGGTAATGCAGTTTTCTTTATTTCTCAATATAGAGAACAAGGATATTTACCTGAAGCTATATTCAACTATATATCTCTTCTTGGATGAAGTCCAAACAATGAACAAGAAATTTTTTCAAAAGAAGAACTAGTTAAAATATTTGATGAAAAAAGATTCTCAAAATCACCAAGTACTTTTGATATGGTAAAGATGAAATGAATAAACAGTCAGTGAATGAAGAAAATGAGTGAAGAAGATTTTACTAAATTTGTAATAAACTTTATTGATAAAACTAAGTTTGATATTTCTTCTAAAGATGCTGAATGAATAAACTCTGTTTTACTTTTATTTAAAAAAGAATTAGAATTCGGAGCTCAAATAAATGATCATTTGGATATTTTCTTTGACAAGGAATTAGATTCAAAAACAAAAGAAGTACTAAATGAATTTGGAGATGTTAGTGAATTATTATCAACATTAGAAAATAAATTAAGTGAATTAAAAGAATTTACAGAAGAAAATATAAAAGTATTAATTAAAGAAATTGGTGTAGATTTAAATAAGAAGGGTAGAGAATTATTCATGCCCGTTAGAATTTCTACAACATTGAGTGAACATGGACCAGAACTTGCTAAAACAATTTCTTTAATTGGAAAAGAAAAAGTTCTAAAAAACATAAGTAGCATTAAATAA
- the ispF gene encoding 2-C-methyl-D-erythritol 2,4-cyclodiphosphate synthase, which produces MKFRTGFSKDMHNLVDGNKIILAGIEIKSNKSVEAYSDGDVVFHSLVEALLGSMGKEDLGENYNPNNMEKNFSSLIMVEDVKKLLHENHYIISNIDILIELDSPKLKEFKKNIKDNISKILNLELDQISVKATTTEGNFTNIITSYCNVLIYKDEVK; this is translated from the coding sequence ATGAAATTTAGAACTGGATTCTCAAAAGATATGCACAACTTAGTGGACGGAAACAAAATAATTCTTGCAGGAATTGAAATAAAATCTAACAAAAGTGTTGAAGCATACAGTGATGGTGATGTGGTTTTTCATTCCTTAGTAGAAGCTTTATTAGGTTCTATGGGGAAAGAAGATTTGGGTGAAAATTACAACCCAAATAATATGGAAAAGAATTTTAGTTCATTAATAATGGTTGAAGATGTTAAAAAACTTTTACATGAGAACCATTATATAATTTCAAATATTGATATTTTAATTGAATTGGATTCACCAAAATTGAAAGAGTTTAAAAAAAATATCAAAGATAATATTTCAAAAATTCTAAACTTAGAATTAGATCAAATATCTGTAAAAGCAACCACAACAGAAGGTAATTTTACAAATATAATAACGAGCTATTGTAATGTATTAATTTATAAAGACGAGGTAAAATAA
- the ychF gene encoding redox-regulated ATPase YchF, with protein MGLQVGIVGLPNVGKSTLFNAITNSKVEAANYPFATIEPNVGVVEVPDTRLDKLASIFNSKKTIYTTIEFVDIAGLIAGASKGEGLGNAFLANIRETDAICEVIRCFDSKEITHVEGSVDPIRDIEIIELELILADEASVKKRLAKVEPKFKSGKDKDTVFEYNLLKRLETQLSEGKLLNKLEFDEEEKIAIKSFQLLTTKKFIYVANVGEDEVKEDNQYVKLVKDYAASCNSQVVKISAKIEEELSELDKEDKEVFLQDAGIETSGLEQLIRAAYSTLGLKTYFTCGPQEARGWQFKEGSTAPQCAGIIHTDFEKGFIKADVYKCDDIFELGDEQALKNSGKIKLEGKNYIVQDGDVCFFKFNR; from the coding sequence ATGGGATTACAAGTAGGTATAGTTGGATTACCAAACGTTGGTAAATCAACATTATTCAATGCAATTACAAATTCAAAAGTAGAAGCTGCAAATTATCCTTTTGCAACAATTGAACCAAACGTTGGTGTTGTAGAAGTTCCAGATACAAGATTAGATAAGTTAGCTTCTATATTCAATTCGAAAAAAACAATATACACAACAATAGAATTTGTTGATATTGCAGGACTTATTGCAGGAGCAAGTAAGGGTGAAGGTTTAGGAAATGCCTTTCTTGCAAACATCAGAGAGACTGATGCTATTTGTGAAGTTATAAGATGTTTTGATTCAAAAGAAATAACTCACGTTGAAGGTAGTGTAGATCCTATAAGAGATATTGAAATAATTGAACTGGAATTAATTTTGGCAGACGAAGCTAGTGTTAAAAAAAGATTAGCAAAAGTTGAACCAAAATTTAAATCAGGAAAAGATAAAGATACTGTATTTGAATATAACTTACTTAAAAGACTTGAAACACAACTTTCTGAAGGAAAACTTTTAAATAAATTAGAATTTGATGAAGAAGAAAAAATTGCAATTAAGTCTTTCCAATTATTAACAACAAAAAAATTTATTTACGTTGCAAATGTTGGAGAAGATGAAGTTAAAGAAGACAATCAATATGTTAAATTGGTAAAAGATTATGCAGCTTCATGTAATTCACAAGTTGTTAAAATTTCTGCAAAAATTGAGGAAGAATTAAGTGAACTTGATAAAGAAGATAAAGAAGTTTTCTTACAAGATGCTGGAATAGAAACTTCAGGACTTGAACAATTAATTAGAGCTGCCTATTCAACTTTAGGTTTAAAAACTTACTTTACTTGTGGACCGCAAGAAGCAAGAGGGTGACAATTTAAAGAAGGATCAACTGCTCCTCAATGTGCAGGTATTATTCACACTGACTTTGAAAAAGGATTTATTAAAGCAGATGTTTACAAATGCGATGATATTTTTGAATTAGGTGATGAACAAGCACTAAAAAATAGTGGAAAAATTAAATTAGAAGGTAAAAACTATATCGTTCAAGATGGAGATGTATGTTTCTTTAAATTTAATAGATAA
- a CDS encoding DUF951 domain-containing protein produces the protein MTINVGDKVFLKKEHPSKTEFWIVLRVGTIYKLQSNINKELILEFKKENLNKNIKKIESGN, from the coding sequence ATGACGATTAATGTAGGGGACAAAGTTTTTCTAAAAAAAGAACACCCAAGTAAAACAGAATTTTGAATAGTTCTAAGAGTTGGAACTATTTACAAGTTGCAATCTAATATTAATAAAGAATTAATTTTAGAATTCAAAAAAGAAAACCTCAATAAAAATATAAAAAAAATAGAAAGTGGAAATTAG
- a CDS encoding ParB/RepB/Spo0J family partition protein has translation MAKAKTKYNFKGLDDIFGESVSDIVGVIEKDKEKANSNKTMVDPSLLKPNPFQPRKTFEDDELKELAESIKLHGIIQPVIINNKNEIIAGERRTRAARMAGLKEIPAVILELTSNQMEEFAIIENIQRVDLLDIEEAVAYKQLSTNLKLKQEEIATRVGKSRSHVANIMRLLNLPEKVQQAMLQRKVTMGQAKPLLSIINNEKLLDSIFKLILEKDLTARQVEELIKKESLEVSEKKSISKKPSVVYMENKMMRRLGTKVTIENGKLTIRFSDDDDLNRVLELLGLTDDD, from the coding sequence ATGGCCAAAGCTAAAACAAAATATAACTTTAAAGGACTAGACGATATTTTTGGTGAATCAGTTTCAGATATCGTTGGTGTTATTGAAAAAGATAAAGAAAAAGCAAATAGTAATAAAACTATGGTTGACCCTAGTTTATTAAAACCAAACCCATTTCAACCAAGAAAAACTTTTGAAGATGATGAACTAAAAGAATTAGCTGAATCAATTAAATTGCATGGAATAATTCAACCAGTTATTATTAATAACAAAAATGAAATAATAGCAGGGGAAAGAAGAACCAGAGCAGCTAGAATGGCGGGATTAAAAGAAATACCTGCAGTTATTTTAGAATTAACTTCAAACCAAATGGAAGAGTTTGCAATCATTGAAAATATTCAAAGAGTTGACCTTCTAGACATTGAAGAGGCTGTTGCTTATAAACAACTTTCTACAAATTTAAAACTAAAACAAGAAGAAATTGCAACAAGAGTTGGTAAATCAAGATCACATGTTGCAAACATAATGAGACTTTTAAACTTACCAGAAAAAGTTCAACAAGCTATGTTACAAAGAAAAGTTACAATGGGTCAAGCCAAACCATTACTTTCAATCATTAATAATGAAAAATTACTAGACTCAATATTTAAACTAATTTTAGAAAAAGACTTAACTGCTAGACAAGTTGAAGAATTAATCAAAAAAGAAAGTTTAGAAGTATCAGAAAAAAAATCAATTTCTAAAAAACCATCAGTTGTTTATATGGAAAATAAAATGATGAGAAGATTAGGAACTAAAGTTACAATCGAAAATGGAAAACTTACAATTAGATTCTCAGATGATGATGATCTAAATAGAGTTTTAGAATTATTAGGTTTAACAGATGACGATTAA
- a CDS encoding ParA family protein: MAKVISVSNQKGGVGKTTTSVNLACGLALADKRVLLIDMDPQFNATTGVGFEIDSNTLSMYHVFVGEKELSEVIIKNIKPNIDLAPSSIDVAAVDLILLEQKTNNQNVLKDEIKKITDNYDFIIIDCPPSLGLINRNGLAISDTVLIPIQAEHYAMHGVAQLLRTIKKVKETLNPDLTIEGVLVTMFDSRTRLAHDVLEEIMKTFGPKVYKSVIPRNIKISESSIEGKSIYEYDKTGAGAIAYIEFVKEVLKENGQS, translated from the coding sequence ATGGCAAAAGTAATTTCAGTTTCAAATCAAAAAGGTGGAGTTGGTAAAACAACAACATCTGTTAACTTAGCTTGTGGTTTAGCATTAGCTGATAAAAGAGTTTTACTTATAGATATGGATCCTCAATTTAACGCAACAACTGGTGTTGGATTTGAGATAGATAGCAATACTTTAAGTATGTATCATGTCTTTGTGGGAGAAAAAGAACTTTCAGAAGTAATAATAAAAAACATTAAGCCAAATATAGACTTAGCACCAAGTTCAATAGACGTTGCTGCTGTCGACTTAATTCTTTTAGAACAAAAAACAAATAATCAAAATGTATTAAAAGATGAGATAAAAAAAATAACAGACAATTATGATTTTATAATAATCGATTGTCCACCAAGTTTAGGACTTATTAATAGAAATGGTTTAGCTATTTCAGATACTGTTCTAATTCCAATTCAAGCAGAACACTATGCAATGCATGGGGTTGCTCAACTTTTAAGAACAATTAAAAAAGTGAAAGAAACATTAAATCCTGATTTAACTATTGAAGGAGTTCTTGTAACAATGTTTGATTCAAGAACAAGATTGGCACACGATGTTTTAGAAGAAATTATGAAAACATTTGGACCAAAAGTTTATAAATCAGTTATACCAAGAAATATAAAAATTTCAGAATCTTCAATTGAAGGTAAGTCAATATACGAATACGACAAAACTGGAGCGGGTGCAATTGCCTATATTGAATTTGTAAAAGAGGTGCTAAAAGAAAATGGCCAAAGCTAA
- the rsmG gene encoding 16S rRNA (guanine(527)-N(7))-methyltransferase RsmG, with amino-acid sequence MNWDRFNDLKIELNDLQRENLIKYKNILQEENKIHNLTAIVEDQEIIDKHFYDSLIFTNVFNPEGLSILDIGTGAGFPGLVLKIIFPKAKIYLLESNGKKINFLNKVIQELDLKDVWTLNERAEEYSLDNKEKFDVIISRAMAPLNILLEVGVQALKVDGTFICLKAKNVNNEIQDLNGQEKKLGLMLEQRQELQDDVLGERNNLFYKKQKVTPSEYPRLYSQIRKRPLGK; translated from the coding sequence ATGAACTGAGACAGATTTAATGATTTGAAAATAGAACTTAATGATTTACAAAGAGAAAATCTTATAAAGTATAAAAACATTCTCCAAGAAGAAAACAAAATTCATAATCTAACAGCGATAGTAGAAGATCAAGAAATAATTGATAAGCACTTTTATGATTCTTTGATATTCACAAATGTTTTTAATCCAGAGGGACTTTCTATATTAGATATAGGAACAGGTGCTGGCTTTCCGGGATTGGTATTAAAAATAATTTTTCCCAAAGCAAAAATTTATTTATTAGAATCAAATGGAAAAAAAATAAATTTTTTAAATAAGGTTATACAAGAATTAGATTTAAAAGATGTTTGAACTTTAAATGAAAGAGCTGAAGAATATAGTTTAGATAATAAAGAAAAGTTTGATGTAATAATTTCAAGAGCTATGGCACCATTAAATATTCTGTTAGAAGTTGGTGTACAAGCTTTAAAAGTTGATGGTACATTCATTTGTTTAAAAGCAAAAAATGTAAACAACGAAATACAAGATTTAAATGGTCAAGAAAAAAAACTTGGTTTAATGCTTGAACAAAGACAAGAGTTACAAGATGATGTTTTAGGTGAGAGAAATAACTTATTTTACAAAAAGCAAAAAGTAACACCATCAGAATATCCAAGACTTTATAGTCAAATAAGAAAAAGACCATTAGGAAAATAA
- a CDS encoding APC family permease, with the protein MIKVNKKNKAKNKAFEFLTIFSMVFGVVVGGGIYLKNSGENGVLAQAGNNPYLALAVWVFIGVLCSLMMLTFIEAASSKTKSGHSTAQSWANTFVNRKTASLFSIMYICMYLPILTSIGALFVVKTFFEGIEVFTNTSFVSTMGREGFMALKIFLSTVILVGFSLMNIYTQKPSKLIQSVLTFVKFIPLLCVVIGGFAIFIKDPSGENSFNQWHNGQHDNVNGFNLFFATAVPILFAFDGFIYAATLQKDCEHKEVVAPAMLSAIIAVTIFYVLITVGIFFGAKDGDIFKFFDTLFKENPWVSLLFKVIITCTLFTVVNGYTTLIPKTVQSAVEEGFIFSKSEKKDISIQKAGYIGMAITLSVYTLFLIISIAIGYANGDKDKEINYFLVADLASSSTVIFAFIAYLIIMIGVLHNRRTNKVEVRKVKGGFVIGIITTILVTIMVGYICYVYLIDRLLPDSKGSIIDPILLIVFSIIIFISWVINECLFSKQDIDNNDFILRINPKNWFKYNKELEIEKFKSKSNVK; encoded by the coding sequence ATGATAAAGGTAAATAAAAAAAATAAAGCAAAAAATAAAGCTTTTGAATTCCTTACTATTTTTTCAATGGTATTTGGAGTTGTTGTTGGTGGAGGAATCTATCTAAAAAACTCTGGTGAGAATGGTGTTCTTGCACAAGCTGGAAACAACCCTTATTTGGCATTAGCTGTTTGAGTTTTTATTGGTGTTCTTTGTTCTTTGATGATGCTAACATTTATCGAAGCAGCTTCATCTAAAACAAAATCAGGACATTCAACTGCACAAAGTTGAGCAAACACTTTTGTTAATAGAAAAACAGCATCATTATTTTCAATAATGTATATTTGTATGTATCTTCCAATTCTTACAAGTATTGGAGCATTGTTTGTTGTTAAAACATTCTTTGAAGGTATAGAAGTTTTCACAAACACTTCATTTGTTTCAACTATGGGTAGAGAGGGGTTTATGGCTCTAAAAATATTCTTATCTACAGTTATTTTAGTAGGTTTTTCATTAATGAATATTTATACGCAAAAACCAAGTAAGTTAATTCAAAGTGTACTTACATTCGTTAAATTTATACCTTTACTTTGTGTTGTAATCGGGGGATTCGCAATCTTTATTAAAGATCCGAGTGGAGAGAATTCATTTAATCAATGACACAATGGTCAACATGATAATGTAAATGGATTTAATTTATTCTTTGCAACAGCTGTTCCGATATTATTTGCATTTGATGGATTTATCTATGCAGCAACATTACAAAAAGATTGTGAACATAAAGAAGTGGTTGCTCCTGCAATGCTTAGTGCAATTATTGCAGTTACTATATTTTATGTGTTGATAACAGTTGGGATATTTTTTGGTGCTAAAGACGGAGATATATTTAAATTCTTTGACACTCTGTTTAAAGAAAACCCATGAGTATCATTATTATTTAAAGTAATAATAACTTGTACTTTATTTACTGTAGTAAACGGTTATACAACTCTTATACCAAAAACAGTTCAATCAGCTGTTGAAGAAGGATTTATATTTAGCAAGTCAGAAAAAAAAGATATAAGTATTCAAAAAGCAGGTTACATTGGTATGGCAATTACATTATCTGTTTACACTTTATTCCTTATTATTTCAATAGCTATTGGCTATGCAAATGGAGATAAAGATAAAGAAATAAATTATTTCCTTGTAGCAGATTTGGCATCAAGTAGCACGGTAATATTTGCTTTCATAGCTTATTTAATTATTATGATTGGTGTTTTACACAACAGAAGAACAAATAAAGTTGAAGTTAGAAAAGTTAAGGGAGGGTTTGTTATAGGAATAATAACAACAATTCTTGTAACTATAATGGTTGGATATATTTGTTATGTATATTTAATTGATAGATTACTTCCAGATTCAAAAGGAAGCATAATAGATCCAATACTATTAATTGTGTTTTCTATAATTATATTTATTTCTTGAGTTATCAATGAATGTTTATTTTCAAAGCAAGATATTGATAACAATGATTTTATTTTAAGAATCAACCCAAAAAACTGATTCAAATACAACAAAGAATTAGAAATAGAAAAATTTAAAAGCAAAAGTAATGTAAAATAA
- a CDS encoding amino acid permease, with the protein MVKVNKKNKAKNKIFEFLSVFSMTFGIVVGSGIYLKNAGANGVLAQAGKNPYLAISIWVLMAVFCCMMMLAFIEISSSTKKGDHNTLTAWAGRFVGRRYGSLVTILYALIYLPVLIIIGSLFTTSSFFQALDIIYSYSKGDENAKLMTPDVRVTVEIFTAATMLVLFQVLNTYTSKPGKILQTTLSFLKFIPLLTVLIAGITLFAMGEKSSFSPENVRPIKINNVFMTMVPIMFAFDGFLDSAAIQKDCEHKEVVAPAMMTGIIAVSVFYIVISVAIFMGAEDGNILNIFKGIDSRAHFAFNLIITITLLTMVNAYSIIYPIVIRASIEEKFIYSKNGAELSKVKSSWIAMAIVGVFFTMFVASGLLLPNSVTRDQGGYLYTAYLSSDSTIIIVYLLDIPILINMLINRKTKKVEVRKVKGAYFAAVFSSSMLIFMLGFIYYLNILQPLITGKNLVGSIMWFVFIIILVVSWIINESIISKNNIDQNDFYLRLNPKNWFNYNREKSVAEFKNKGVTKNDKGK; encoded by the coding sequence ATGGTTAAGGTAAATAAAAAAAATAAAGCAAAAAATAAAATTTTTGAATTTCTTTCAGTTTTTTCAATGACCTTTGGAATCGTTGTAGGGAGTGGAATATATTTAAAAAATGCTGGAGCAAATGGTGTTCTTGCACAAGCTGGAAAGAATCCTTACCTAGCTATATCAATTTGAGTTTTAATGGCAGTATTTTGTTGTATGATGATGCTTGCATTCATAGAAATATCTTCATCAACTAAAAAAGGAGATCACAATACTCTAACTGCTTGAGCTGGAAGATTTGTTGGAAGAAGATACGGTTCTTTGGTAACAATTTTATATGCACTTATCTATTTACCAGTTTTAATAATAATTGGATCTCTATTTACAACAAGTAGTTTTTTTCAAGCTTTAGATATTATTTATAGTTATTCAAAAGGAGATGAAAATGCAAAACTAATGACTCCAGATGTAAGAGTTACAGTTGAAATTTTTACAGCAGCAACTATGCTAGTTCTATTTCAAGTGCTAAATACTTATACTTCAAAACCAGGAAAAATTTTACAAACAACTTTATCTTTTTTAAAGTTTATACCTTTACTTACAGTTCTTATTGCAGGAATTACATTGTTTGCAATGGGTGAAAAAAGTTCATTTTCCCCAGAAAATGTTCGCCCTATAAAAATTAATAATGTATTTATGACAATGGTACCTATAATGTTTGCATTTGATGGTTTCTTAGACTCTGCGGCAATACAAAAAGATTGTGAACATAAAGAAGTGGTTGCTCCTGCTATGATGACAGGTATAATTGCTGTTTCTGTGTTTTACATAGTAATAAGTGTAGCTATATTTATGGGAGCAGAAGATGGTAATATACTAAATATTTTTAAAGGAATTGATTCAAGGGCTCACTTTGCTTTCAATTTAATCATAACTATAACTCTTTTAACAATGGTTAATGCTTATAGTATCATTTATCCAATAGTAATTAGAGCATCAATTGAAGAAAAATTTATATATTCAAAAAATGGAGCAGAGCTTTCAAAAGTTAAATCAAGTTGAATAGCAATGGCAATAGTTGGTGTATTTTTTACTATGTTTGTTGCTTCTGGTTTGCTATTACCTAATTCGGTCACTAGAGATCAAGGGGGGTATCTTTATACAGCTTATTTATCTTCTGATTCAACAATAATAATTGTCTATTTATTGGATATACCAATACTAATAAACATGTTGATAAATAGAAAAACTAAGAAAGTAGAAGTTAGAAAAGTAAAAGGAGCTTATTTTGCTGCTGTATTTTCTTCTTCAATGTTAATATTTATGCTTGGTTTTATTTATTACTTAAACATTTTACAACCTTTGATAACTGGTAAAAATTTAGTTGGTTCAATTATGTGATTTGTATTTATAATAATATTAGTGGTATCTTGAATAATTAATGAATCTATAATTTCTAAAAACAATATAGATCAAAATGATTTTTATTTAAGACTAAATCCAAAGAACTGATTTAATTACAATAGAGAAAAAAGTGTAGCTGAATTTAAAAATAAAGGGGTAACAAAAAATGATAAAGGTAAATAA